The genomic DNA TCAGGAGCCGCTGCAGCGGGAGCCCGGCCTTGCGGAGCTGGCGGGCCAGCGCCTCCTTGCCGTTCTCGATCGACTCCTCGCGGCGCTCGCGCGTGAAGTGGTGCTTGATCTTGTTGCGCGCCCGCGGGCTGCGGACGAAGCCGAGCCAGTCGCGGCTGGGGCCGGCGTTCTCGGCCTTGGAGGTGAAGATCTCGACGACGTCGCCGTTGTGCAGCTCCGACTCCAGCGGCACGAGCTTGCCGTTGACGCGGGCGCCGATCGTGCGGTTGCCGACCTCGGTGTGGACCGAGTAGGCGAAGTCGACCGGCGTCGAGCCCTGCGGGAGGGCCTTGACCTCGCCGCGCGGGGTGAAGGCGTACACCTCGGTGGAGTTGATCTCGAACCGCAGCGAGTCGAGGAACTCCCCCGGGTCGGCGGTCTCGCGCTGCCAGTCGAGGAGCTGGCGCACCCAGACCAGCTCGTCGTCGGCGCCGTCCGCCGCGACGACGGGGCCGCCGTTCTTGGCGCCCTCCTTGTACTTCCAGTGCGCGGCGACGCCGAACTCCGCGCGCCGGTGCATCTCCTCGGTGCGGATCTGCAGCTCGACCGGCTTGCCGCCTGGCCCGACGACCGAGGTGTGCAGCGACTGGTAGAGGTTGAACTTGGGCATCGCGATGTAGTCCTTGAACCGCCCCGGCAGGGGGGTCCAGCGGACGTGCATGACGCCCATCGCGGCGTAGCAGTCGGACTGGTTCTCCACGAGGATCCGCAGGCCCACGAGGTCGTAGATGTCGGAGAACTCGCGGCCGCGCACGACCATCTTCTGGTAGATCGAGTAGTAGTGCTTGGGCCGGCCGGTGACGCTCGCGCGGATCTTGGCGTTCTTGAGGTCGGTCTGCGCCTGGGCGACGACCGTGGCCAGGAACTCGTCGCGGCTGGGCGCCGCCTCCGCCACGAGGCGCACGATCTCGTCGTAGACCTTGGGGTGCATCGTGGCGAAGGCGAGGTCCTCGAGCTCCCACTTGATCGTGTTCATGCCGAGTCGGTGGGCCAGCGGCGCGTAGATCTCGAGGGTCTCCAGCGCGATGCGCGACTGCTTGTCCGGGCGCAGGTAGTGCAGCGTGCGCATGTTGTGCAGCCGGTCGGCCAGCTTGATGACGAGCACGCGGATGTCGCGGCTCATCGCCACGACCATCTTGCGGATGGTGTCGGACTTCGCCGACTCGCCGAACTTGATCTTGTCGACCTTGGTGCAGCCGTCGACCAGGAGGGCGACCTCCTCGCCGAAGTCCTTGGTCAGCTCCTTCAGCGTGTACGGCGTGTCCTCGACCGTGTCGTGCAGCAGCGCCGCGCACAGGGTCGCCTCGGTCATGCCCAGCTCGGCGAGGATCGTCGTCACCGCGAGCGGGTGGGTGATGTAGGCGTCGCCGCTCTTGCGGCGCTGCTCGCGGTGGTAGCGCTCCGCGGTGTGGAAGGCGCGCTCGACGAGCGACAGGTCGGCCTTGGGGTGGTTGGCCCGGATGACCTGGAAGAGCGGGTCGAGCGCCGCGGTCTGCGGCCGGGCGGACCCGAAGCGCGCGAGGCGCTGGCGCATCCGTACGCGGGGCGGTTCGCTCGCGGGCGGGCTCGGCGCGGGCGCGACCGGCGGCGCCTCCGTCACGACCGGGGGCGTCCCCACGACTGAGCTCTGGTCCACCACGCTTCGATCCACCACACCCGTCGTCCGCGTCCTTGCCCGGAGTCTAGTGCGTCGTCCTACCCGTCCTGCGCCCGTCGGACCACGACGACCTGGTCGCCGGTCTGCAGCTCGGCCACGGCGGGGTCGTAGAAGCGGCGCAGGGTCTTGTTGCGCACCACGGCGATCACCCGCTCGCCGCTGATCTCGCCCGGCGACCGGCCCGCCTCTGACGCCGTCACCTGACGCTCGCCGACCTCCAGGCCCTCGCGGGAGGACAGCAGGTCCTCGATGACGGTGCCGATGTTCGGGCTCGTGGCCGACAGCCCGAGGAGCCGGCCCACCGCCTCCGACGAGGTGACGACCACGTTGGCCCCGCACTGGCGCAGCAGGGAGGCGTTGTCGTCCTCGCGCACGGCGACGACCACGTGCGCGCTCGGGTTGAGCTGGCGCACGGTGAGCATCGTGAGGATCGCGGAGTCGTCGCGGTCGAGGGTGATGACGATCTCGCGGGCCTTGGCGATCTCGGCGCGCCGCAGGATGTCGCGACGCGTCGCGTCGCCCTCGATGGCGGCGTACCCGCGGGCGTTGGCGTCGGCGACCGCGGTGGCGCGGCCGTCGATGATGACCACCTGCGCGGCGGTCGTGCCGTTGGTCTCGAGCGTCTCGACGGCGCTGCGGCCCTTGGTGCCGTAGCCGACGACGACCACGTGGTTGCGCATGCCTCTCCTCCACCGGGAGTCCCGGTACATCTGCCGGCCCTGGTTGGCCAGCACCTCGAGGGTCGTGCCGACCAGCAGGACCAGGAAGCCGATCCGCAGCGGCGTCACGAAGATCGCGTTGAGCACGCGGGCGTGCGGCGCCACCGGGGTGATGTCGCCGTAGCCGGTGGTCGTGATGGTGACCGTCGCGTAGTAGATCGCGTCGATCAGGCTGACCTCACCGTCGTAGCTGTCGGTGTAGGAGTCCCGGTCGAACCAGACCAGCGCCACCACGAGCGCGAGCAGCAGCAGGGCGAGCCCGCCGCGCCGGGCGAGCTCGACGGCCGGTGTCGCGCTGCGCGCCGGCAGCGACACGAGCGCCTCGCTGGTCCAGCGCCGCTCGTGGTCCAGGCGCCGCAGCCGGCTCACCGCCACCTCAGGCACCCCCGGTCGAGACCAGCGCGCGGACGTCGTCCAGGCCCGCGGCGCGCAGCCGGTCGCGGCCCCCGAGGAAGTCGAGCTCGAGGACGACGGCGACCGCGGCCACCTCGGCCCCCAGCCGGCGGACGAGGCCCGCCGTCGAGGCCACGGTCCCGCCGGTCGCGAGCACGTCGTCGACGACGAGCACGCGCTGCCCGGGGGCGAGCGCGTCGACGTGCATGGCGAGCGTCTCTTCGCCGTACTCGAGGTCGTAGGTGACGTCGACGTGATCGCGCGGGAGCTTGTTCGGCTTGCGGACCGGCACCAGCCCGACGCCCAGCGCGAGCGCCACGGGCGCGCCGAAGAGGAAGCCTCGCGCCTCGAGCGCGACGACGGCGTCGATCCCCTCGGGCGCCAGCGCCGCGAGCCCTCGGACCGCGGTCGCGAGGCCGTCGGGCGAGGCGAGCAGCGGGGTGATGTCCTTGAACGTCACTCCCGGCTGGGGGAAGTCGGGCACGTCGACCACGAGGTCCGCCAGCGCGGAGACCTCGACGGGCCCCGCGCGACCCGCAGCCGGTGCGCCCGTCACGCCCACCGACCTACTTCTTCCGCTCGCTGCGCGTCGAGCTCTGCGGCTGCGGACGCTTCGCCGCGCCCTCGACCACCGGTCGCACGGACGCCCGCGGGCTCGTCGGCACCGCGGTCACCCGGGTCCCGCCCTTGACCCCGACCGGCACCGCGTCACCGCCCTCGGCACCGACGCCCACGAGGCCGTCCGGGTCCGCGAGCCGGTCGTCGTCACGGGTCGGCTCGGCGACGCTGGCGCCCGCCGAGCGGGCGTCGCTCTTCTCCCGCTTGCCCTCGACCCGCGAGCGGTGCCGGCGCATGTCCGGCTCCCGCTCCTTGAGCTGGGCCAGGATCGGCGTGGCGATGAAGATCGAGGAGTACGCACCCGAGACCATGCCGACGAAGAGGGCCAGCGAGAGGTCCTTGAGCGGGCCCTCGCCGAGGATGAACGTGCCCGCGAAGAGCAGCGCCGCCACCGGCAGGACGCCGATCACCGTGGTGTTGATCGAGCGGACCAGCACCTGGTTGACCGCGAGGTTGGCCGCGTCGGAGTACGTCTTGGTCGTGCTCGAGCGCACGCCCTTCACGTTCTCGCGCACCTTATCGAAGACGACGACGGTGTCGTAGAGCGAGTAGCCGAGGATCGTCAGGACACCGATCAGCGTCGCCGGGGTGACCGTGAAGCCGACCAGCGCGTAGATGCCGACCGTGAGCAGGAGGTCGTGCAGCAGCGCGATCAGCGCCGCCGCCGACATCTTGGCGTCGCGGAAGTAGATCCAGATGACCAGCGTGACCAGGACGAGGAAGACCACCAGGGCGATCAGCGCGCGCTCGGTGATCTGGCCGCCCCACGAGGCGCCGATCAGGCTGTAGTTGACCTGGTCGCCGGGCACGCCCACGGCCTGGCCGATCGCCGCCCGGACGGCCGGCACCTCGGTCGTGGTGTCCAGGGTGCGGGTCTGCACCCGCACCTGGTTGGACCCGATCGTGTTGATCGTGGCCTCGTTGAGGTCGGGCACGCCCGACGCCTCGATGGCCTGCCGGACCGGCTCGACAATCTGCGAGGCGCTGACGCTCGTCGGCGCCTGGAAGTCGGCGCCGCCCTCGAACTCGATGCCGAGGGTCAGGCCCTTCAGCAGCAGTGCCAGGATCGAGACGGTCAGCAGGACCCCGGAGATGACGTACCAGCGGCGCCGGTGGCCGATGAAGTCGTAGGAGACCTCGCCGGTGTAGAGCCGGTGACCCAGCTGGGAGAACTTGCTCGCCATCAGACCCTCGTTCCGGCCGCGACGGCCCGCCGTGTGCGCGTGCCCGGCAGGTTCTTGACCCCGAGGTGCTCGGGGTCGAGACCGGACAGCTTGTGCCCGCCGCCGAAGAACTTGGTGCGCGCGAGCAGCGACATCAGCGGCTTGGTGAAGAAGAAGACGATGAACACGTCGATGAGCGTGGTCAGGCCCAGGGTGAAGGCGAAGCCCCGCACCGAGCCGATCGCCAGGATGAACAGCACGATCGCCGACAGCATCGACACCGCGTCGGCGATCAGCACCGTCTGGCGTGCTCGCAGCCAGCCGGTCTCGACCGCGGTGCGCAGGCTGCGCCCGTCGCGCACCTCGTCCCGGATGCGTTCGAAGTAGATGACGAAGCTGTCGGCGGTGACGCCGATGGCGACGATCGCGCCGGCGATGCCGGGCAGGTTGAGCGCGAAGCCCACCGAGCTGCCGAGCAGCACCATGCACGCGTACGTGATCACCGCCGCGATCGCCAGCGAGGCGACGACCACGATGCCCAGGCCGCGGTAGTAGGCGAAGCAGAACAGCACGACCAGCGCGAGGCCGATGATGCCGGCGATGATGCCCGCCTGCAGCTGCTCGCCACCCAGGGTCGCCGAGACGTTGTTGACCTGCGAGATGTCGAAGGCCAGCGGCAGCGCGCCGTACTTGAGCACGTTGGCGAGGTCGGTCGCCGACTGCTGGGTGAAGCCGCCGGAGATCTGCGCGGCGCCGCCGGGGATCGCGGTGCTGACCGACGGGGCCGAGATCGACTTGCCGTCCAGCACGATCGAGAAGCGGTTCATCGGGTCGCTCTTGGCGGCCAGCGCGCGGGTGGCGTTCTCGAAGGCGGTCGAGCCGTCGCCGTTGAACTGCAGGTTGACGACCCACTCGATCCCGTTCTGCGGGATCCCGGCGTTGGCGCTGGTGAGCTGGTTGCCCTCGATCAGGGTCGGGCCGAGCAGGTACTTCTCGGTCCCGGTCCGGTCGCAGGAGAACAGCGGCTGGTCGGAGACGTCGACCTGCGGGTCGCCGCAGCTGAAGCTGGCGAAGTCGGTCGTGTCGGCCTGGCTGGGCTGCCAGTCGATCGCCTTGTCCGGCGGCGTGCCCTGGCCGGGCTCGGTCGGACGCGGCGCGGAGGGGGTCGGCGGAGCCGTCGGCAGCGCCGGCTGCGGCATCATCGGCCGGTTGTTGCCCGCGGGCACCTGGCCGGAGCCGCCGCGCGGCGTCGAGGACGGCGTCCCCGGTGCGGCCGTCTCCGAGGCCGCCGGGACGGACGCGCCCGTCGTGGGCTCGCCGCTCGGGGCCGGGGTCGGCGTCGCCGCACCGGACTCGGTCGCCGACGGGACGGGCGTGGTCGGCTGGACCTGCTCGGCCGCGTACACGGCCCGGAAGCGGAGCACGGCGGTCTGGCCGACCTGCTGGACCAGCTGGTCCTGCTGCACGTTCGGGACGCTGACGATGATCTGGCGGTCACCGGAGACGGTGACCTCGCTCTCGCCCACGCCGAGGGCGTTGACGCGCTGCTCGATGATCGTGCGCGCCTGCTGGAGGCTGTTCGGGTCGATCGACCCGCTGCCGCTGGTGTTCCGGGCGGTCAGCGTGACGGTGGTGCCGCCCCGCAGGTCGAGACCCAGCTTGGGGGTCCAGGTCTTGCCCACGGCCATCAGGGTGATCAGACCCGCGGTGATGATCGCCAGGGCGATCAGCATCCGCAGGGGTCGACCGGTCATCGCTGCCACGTCAGTGCTCTACCTCGTTCGTACGCACGCCGGCCGCGTGCAGCGGCCGGCGTCGGGGGGTGGTGTGGTTCAGCGCAGGTTGCTGCGGTCGCCGTCGGCGCCGTACGTGCCCGTGGGGGCGTCCGCGTCGGCACGGACGACCGGCTGCACGTCGCCCGTGTCGTAGGTCGCGGTGGCCTCGGCCTCGAGCTCCTCGCCGACCTCGTCCTCGGTCACCGAGTCCTCGTCGGCCTCGGTCGCACGGCGCACGATCGCCTGCTTGAGCACGGTCAGCTCGACGCCGGGCGAGATCTCCATGACGGCCTGCTTGTCACCGATCGAGACCAGGGTGCCGAAGAGCCCGCTGCCCAGGAGCACACGGTCGCCCGGCTCCAGCTCGCGCATGACCTTCTGCATGGCCTGCTGGCGCTTCTTCTGCGGCCGCAGGATCAGGAAGTAGAACGCGACCACCATCAGCAGGACGAGGATCAGGGTGCTGGATTGCTGTGACATCGACTCGTCAATCTCATCGGGTACGGGCGGACCGCTGCACTCTACTTGCCGAAACCGTGAGAACCCGCCCTCACGCGAACAGGTCGGGGTCGGGCGTGGCGCCCGGGACGCCCGCGCCGGCGTCGCGCGGCGGCCTGAGGCCCAGGTGCTGCCAGGCGGCGGGGGTGGCGACGCGACCCCGCGGCGTCCGCATCAGGAAGCCCTCGCGCACCAGGAAGGGTTCGGCGACCTCCTCGACCGTCTCGCGCTCCTCCCCCACCGAGATGGCCAGGGTGGACAGCCCCACGGGGCCGCCGGCGAAGCGCTTGCAGACGGCCGTGAGCACCGCCCGGTCGAGCCGGTCGAGGCCGATGGCGTCGACCTCGTAGAGCTCGAGGGCGGCCGCCGCGACGGCCTGCGTCAGGCGCCCGGAGCCGCGGACCTCGGCGAAGTCGCGCACCCGGCGCAGCAGCCGGTTGGCGATGCGGGGCGTGCCCCGCGAGCGCCGCGCGATCTCGGCGGCACCCTCGGGGTCGAGGTCGACGCCGAGCAGCACCGCGGAGCGGCGCACGATGTGGTCGAGGTCGGCCGCGGCGTAGAAGTCGAGCTGGCCGGTGAACCCGAACCGGTCGCGAAGCGGCCCGGGCAGCAGCCCGGCGCGGGTCGTCGCGCCGACGAGGGTGAAGCGCGGGATCTCGATGGGGATGGCCGTGGCACCCGGGCCCTTGCCGACGACGACGTCGACCCGGAAGTCCTCCATCGCCAGGTAGAGCATCTCCTCGGCCGGCCGGGAGAGGCGGTGGATCTCGTCGAGGAAGAGCACCTCGCCCTCGACCAGGCCGGAGAGGATCGCGGCCAGGTCGCCGGCGTGCTGGATGGCCGGGCCGCTGGAGATGCGCAGCGGGGCCGTCATCTCGGTCGCGATGATCATCGCCAGGGTCGTCTTGCCCAGCCCCGGGGGACCGGAGAGCAGCACGTGGTCGGGGACGCCGCCGCGCCCCCGGGCGGCGGCGAGGACCAGCCCGAGCTGCTCGGCGACCCGCGGCTGGCCCTCGAACTCCTCGAGCGAGGTCGGGCGCAGCGCCGACTCCGCGGCCCGCTCGTCGGGGTCGGCCACGGCGCGCACGTCCACGGGGTCGACGCTCACCGGCGGGCCAGGGTGAGCAGCGCGGCCCGCATCAGGGCCGGGACGCCGAGGTCGGGCTGCTCGGCGAGCATCGGCTCCACCTCGTCGCACGCCGCCTCCGCGTCCTTGGGCGCCCAGCCCAGGCCGATGAGCCCCTGCGCGACCTGGTTGCGCCAGACCGCGTGGCCGGGCAGCGTCGGCGCGCCGGGCTCGGCGACGAGCCCGACCGCGTTGATCTTGTCCTTCAGCTCGAGCACGATCCGCTGCGCGCCCTTGCGGCCGATGCCGGGCACCTTGCAGAGCACGACGAGGTTCTCGGTGGCGATCGCGTGGCGCAGCTCGTCGGGGCTGAGCACGGCGAGCGCGGCCTGCGCCAGCTTGGGTCCGACGCCGGTCGCGGTCAGCAGCAGCTCGAAGAACTCGCGCTCGTCGGCGCTCGCGAAGCCGAACAGCGTGAGCGAGTCCTCGCGGACGACGAGGGCGGTGAACAGCGTGGTCCGCTGCCCGATCCGGAGGTGGGCCAGGGTGCCGGGGCTGCAGAGGGCGAGCAGGCCCACCCCGCCGGTCTCGACGACGGCGGACGTCGGGCCGAGGGCGGCGACGTTCCCGCTGACCTGGGCGATCACTTCGGCATCACGGGGCGTGCTCCTCTGCTGGTGCTGGTCGCGCTGGTGGCGGCGCGCGCGGCGGCGTACGCCCGCTGCTGCCGCGCGGCGACGCCCGAGGCGGCCTGGCGCGCCGCGTCGAGACGGTCGGTGGTCTGGCCGCGCCACACGTGGCAGATCGCCAGCGCGAGGGCGTCGGCTGCGTCGGCCGGCTTGGGGACGGAGTCGAGCTGGAGGATGCGGGCGACCATCGCGCCCACCTGCTCCTTGCCCGCGCGACCCGAGCCGGTGATCGCCGCCTTCACCTCGCTGGGCGTGTGCAGCGCGGTGGGGATGCCGTGCCGGGCCGCGACGAGCAGCGCGACGCCAGCGGCCTGCGCCGTGCCCATCACCGTGCCGACGTTGTGCTGGGCGAAGACGCGCTCGACGGCGACGGCGGCGGGGCGGTAGCGCCGCACCCACTCCTCCATCGCCTCCTCGAGGACGGCGAGGCGGGCACCGGTCTCCTCGTGCGGGGAGGTGCGGACGACGTCGACCCCGAGCACGAAGGGCGGCCGGCCCGGCACGCCGTCGACCATGCCGAACCCGCAGCGCGTCAGACCCGGGTCGATGCCGAGCACGCGCACGCGGACCCCTGACTGCTCGGGTGGAACGCGCCCGGTTCGAACACGCGTTCGTACGCTAACCCGACCCGGGCGGGCAGCGCACGCCCGACACGCGGCGCTAGCTCAGCCGCGAGCGTCGGCAGCCGGGCGGTCGAGCGCCCGGCGCGCGAGCGGCTCCTAGGAAGAGGGCACCAGGGCGTCGTCGGGAGCCTCGACGTTGGTGAAGACGTTCTGCACGTCGTCGGAGTCCTCGAGGGCGTCGACGAGCTTCTCGAGCTTCTCGAGGGTCGGGAGGTCGGCCGGCTGGGTGAACTCCGGCACGAACGACACCTCGGCGGAGTCGTAGTCGAGCCCGGCCTCCTGCACGGCGGTGCGCACGGCCACGGTGTCGTTCGGGTCGCTGATGACCTCGAAGGCGTCGCCCAGGTCGTTGACCTCGTCGGGCCCGGCGTCGAGCGTCGCCTCGAGGACGTCGTCCTCGGTGAGCTCGCGCGACTCCTGCTTCTTGGGCAGGAGCACCACGCCCTTGCGGCTGAAGACCCGGGCGGTGGAGCCGACGTCGGCCATCGTCCCGCCGTTGCGGGTCACGGCGATGCGGACCTCGGACGCCGAGCGGTTCCGGTTGTCGGTCAGGCACTCGATGAGGATCGCGATGCCGGCCGGGCCGTACGCCTCGTAGAACAGCGTCTCGTAGTCCGAGCCGCCGCCCTCGGCGCCGGAGCCGCGCTTGATGGCGCGCTCGATGTTGTCCTTGGGGACCGAGGTCTTGCGCGCCTTCTGCACGGCGTCGTACAGGGTCGGGTTGCCGTCGAGGTCACCCCCGCCGATCCGTGCCGCCACCTCGATGTTCTTGATGAGCTTGGCGAACGACTTGGCGCGGCGCGCGTCGACGACCGCCTTCTGGTGCTTGGTGGTTGCCCACTTGGAGTGACCCGACATGGTTCAGAATCCTAGTCCCGCCCTGCGGTGCACCCCCAACGGAGCCCGGGCTCTCCGGTTCCTGGCTCGCACCCCAGCGGCAGACCCGCGAACCGCTGACAGACGACAGCCGATTCGTCGAATCGGCTGTCGGGCGTCAGCGGTTCGCGGAGGACCACCGGCGGAGAGCGCGCTGCCGGCCGGTGGAGCCGTAGAGCGACAGGGCGACCAACGAGCGCCAGGCGTCGAGTCGCGCCGGCACCCAGGGACGTCCGAGCGCGGCGTCGGCGGCGGCGATGACGTCGCCGCCACGTCTCAGCACCTCCCGCGCCGTGTAGCCGCAGCGCTCCCAGCCCTCGTCGACGAGCCGGCGCTCGCGGGCGAGGTCCGTCCGGTGCGTCTCCGCCTCGCGGTGGTCGGCCCCGTCGTACTCGTGGATGCGGCGCGTCCCGACGAGCCAGAGGTCGGCGCGGGCGACGAAGGTTCCGTGCGTAGTCCAGATCTCGCGCTGCGGCTCGACCTCGACGTCGGCTGTCCGGTGGAGCACGCGCAGGACCGACTCCCACGCGGACTCGCTCCGTGCGTCGAGCAGCGGCAGCACGGCCCTCAGCAACGGTGTGCCCCGACGCCTGGCCCCGGTCGCGTCCCACAGCTCGTCCAGCGTGCAG from Microlunatus sagamiharensis includes the following:
- a CDS encoding YebC/PmpR family DNA-binding transcriptional regulator, giving the protein MSGHSKWATTKHQKAVVDARRAKSFAKLIKNIEVAARIGGGDLDGNPTLYDAVQKARKTSVPKDNIERAIKRGSGAEGGGSDYETLFYEAYGPAGIAILIECLTDNRNRSASEVRIAVTRNGGTMADVGSTARVFSRKGVVLLPKKQESRELTEDDVLEATLDAGPDEVNDLGDAFEVISDPNDTVAVRTAVQEAGLDYDSAEVSFVPEFTQPADLPTLEKLEKLVDALEDSDDVQNVFTNVEAPDDALVPSS
- the ruvA gene encoding Holliday junction branch migration protein RuvA, which codes for MIAQVSGNVAALGPTSAVVETGGVGLLALCSPGTLAHLRIGQRTTLFTALVVREDSLTLFGFASADEREFFELLLTATGVGPKLAQAALAVLSPDELRHAIATENLVVLCKVPGIGRKGAQRIVLELKDKINAVGLVAEPGAPTLPGHAVWRNQVAQGLIGLGWAPKDAEAACDEVEPMLAEQPDLGVPALMRAALLTLARR
- a CDS encoding crossover junction endodeoxyribonuclease RuvC, producing MVDGVPGRPPFVLGVDVVRTSPHEETGARLAVLEEAMEEWVRRYRPAAVAVERVFAQHNVGTVMGTAQAAGVALLVAARHGIPTALHTPSEVKAAITGSGRAGKEQVGAMVARILQLDSVPKPADAADALALAICHVWRGQTTDRLDAARQAASGVAARQQRAYAAARAATSATSTSRGARPVMPK
- the ruvB gene encoding Holliday junction branch migration DNA helicase RuvB → MSVDPVDVRAVADPDERAAESALRPTSLEEFEGQPRVAEQLGLVLAAARGRGGVPDHVLLSGPPGLGKTTLAMIIATEMTAPLRISSGPAIQHAGDLAAILSGLVEGEVLFLDEIHRLSRPAEEMLYLAMEDFRVDVVVGKGPGATAIPIEIPRFTLVGATTRAGLLPGPLRDRFGFTGQLDFYAAADLDHIVRRSAVLLGVDLDPEGAAEIARRSRGTPRIANRLLRRVRDFAEVRGSGRLTQAVAAAALELYEVDAIGLDRLDRAVLTAVCKRFAGGPVGLSTLAISVGEERETVEEVAEPFLVREGFLMRTPRGRVATPAAWQHLGLRPPRDAGAGVPGATPDPDLFA
- the secD gene encoding protein translocase subunit SecD; protein product: MIALAIITAGLITLMAVGKTWTPKLGLDLRGGTTVTLTARNTSGSGSIDPNSLQQARTIIEQRVNALGVGESEVTVSGDRQIIVSVPNVQQDQLVQQVGQTAVLRFRAVYAAEQVQPTTPVPSATESGAATPTPAPSGEPTTGASVPAASETAAPGTPSSTPRGGSGQVPAGNNRPMMPQPALPTAPPTPSAPRPTEPGQGTPPDKAIDWQPSQADTTDFASFSCGDPQVDVSDQPLFSCDRTGTEKYLLGPTLIEGNQLTSANAGIPQNGIEWVVNLQFNGDGSTAFENATRALAAKSDPMNRFSIVLDGKSISAPSVSTAIPGGAAQISGGFTQQSATDLANVLKYGALPLAFDISQVNNVSATLGGEQLQAGIIAGIIGLALVVLFCFAYYRGLGIVVVASLAIAAVITYACMVLLGSSVGFALNLPGIAGAIVAIGVTADSFVIYFERIRDEVRDGRSLRTAVETGWLRARQTVLIADAVSMLSAIVLFILAIGSVRGFAFTLGLTTLIDVFIVFFFTKPLMSLLARTKFFGGGHKLSGLDPEHLGVKNLPGTRTRRAVAAGTRV
- a CDS encoding RelA/SpoT family protein, yielding MRQRLARFGSARPQTAALDPLFQVIRANHPKADLSLVERAFHTAERYHREQRRKSGDAYITHPLAVTTILAELGMTEATLCAALLHDTVEDTPYTLKELTKDFGEEVALLVDGCTKVDKIKFGESAKSDTIRKMVVAMSRDIRVLVIKLADRLHNMRTLHYLRPDKQSRIALETLEIYAPLAHRLGMNTIKWELEDLAFATMHPKVYDEIVRLVAEAAPSRDEFLATVVAQAQTDLKNAKIRASVTGRPKHYYSIYQKMVVRGREFSDIYDLVGLRILVENQSDCYAAMGVMHVRWTPLPGRFKDYIAMPKFNLYQSLHTSVVGPGGKPVELQIRTEEMHRRAEFGVAAHWKYKEGAKNGGPVVAADGADDELVWVRQLLDWQRETADPGEFLDSLRFEINSTEVYAFTPRGEVKALPQGSTPVDFAYSVHTEVGNRTIGARVNGKLVPLESELHNGDVVEIFTSKAENAGPSRDWLGFVRSPRARNKIKHHFTRERREESIENGKEALARQLRKAGLPLQRLLTLEHLTAVATHFKLADVSALYAAIGEGTVGAQAVLNHLTVVEGGEEAVADEVGEDRLITGRRSRRAGSGTSTGVVVKGADDLLVKLAKCCTPVPGDPILGFVTRGSGVSVHRTDCSNAAELLKAPERIVEVAWAPTTLSSFLVAIQVEALDRNRLLSDITRCLSDQHVNILSAALATTKDRICKAKFTFQTGDPTHLDHVLGAVRQVPSVFDVYRVSQ
- a CDS encoding potassium channel family protein, producing the protein MAVSRLRRLDHERRWTSEALVSLPARSATPAVELARRGGLALLLLALVVALVWFDRDSYTDSYDGEVSLIDAIYYATVTITTTGYGDITPVAPHARVLNAIFVTPLRIGFLVLLVGTTLEVLANQGRQMYRDSRWRRGMRNHVVVVGYGTKGRSAVETLETNGTTAAQVVIIDGRATAVADANARGYAAIEGDATRRDILRRAEIAKAREIVITLDRDDSAILTMLTVRQLNPSAHVVVAVREDDNASLLRQCGANVVVTSSEAVGRLLGLSATSPNIGTVIEDLLSSREGLEVGERQVTASEAGRSPGEISGERVIAVVRNKTLRRFYDPAVAELQTGDQVVVVRRAQDG
- a CDS encoding adenine phosphoribosyltransferase is translated as MTGAPAAGRAGPVEVSALADLVVDVPDFPQPGVTFKDITPLLASPDGLATAVRGLAALAPEGIDAVVALEARGFLFGAPVALALGVGLVPVRKPNKLPRDHVDVTYDLEYGEETLAMHVDALAPGQRVLVVDDVLATGGTVASTAGLVRRLGAEVAAVAVVLELDFLGGRDRLRAAGLDDVRALVSTGGA
- the secF gene encoding protein translocase subunit SecF, which codes for MASKFSQLGHRLYTGEVSYDFIGHRRRWYVISGVLLTVSILALLLKGLTLGIEFEGGADFQAPTSVSASQIVEPVRQAIEASGVPDLNEATINTIGSNQVRVQTRTLDTTTEVPAVRAAIGQAVGVPGDQVNYSLIGASWGGQITERALIALVVFLVLVTLVIWIYFRDAKMSAAALIALLHDLLLTVGIYALVGFTVTPATLIGVLTILGYSLYDTVVVFDKVRENVKGVRSSTTKTYSDAANLAVNQVLVRSINTTVIGVLPVAALLFAGTFILGEGPLKDLSLALFVGMVSGAYSSIFIATPILAQLKEREPDMRRHRSRVEGKREKSDARSAGASVAEPTRDDDRLADPDGLVGVGAEGGDAVPVGVKGGTRVTAVPTSPRASVRPVVEGAAKRPQPQSSTRSERKK
- the yajC gene encoding preprotein translocase subunit YajC, which translates into the protein MSQQSSTLILVLLMVVAFYFLILRPQKKRQQAMQKVMRELEPGDRVLLGSGLFGTLVSIGDKQAVMEISPGVELTVLKQAIVRRATEADEDSVTEDEVGEELEAEATATYDTGDVQPVVRADADAPTGTYGADGDRSNLR